In Nymphaea colorata isolate Beijing-Zhang1983 chromosome 5, ASM883128v2, whole genome shotgun sequence, one genomic interval encodes:
- the LOC116254904 gene encoding histone H4, which produces MSGRGKGGKGLGKGGAKRHRKVLRDNIQGITKPAIRRLARRGGVKRISGLIYEETRGVLKIFLENVIRDAVTYTEHARRKTVTAMDVVYALKRQGRTLYGFGG; this is translated from the coding sequence ATGTCAGGGAGAGGCAAGGGAGGAAAGGGTCTCGGAAAGGGAGGCGCGAAGCGTCACAGGAAGGTCCTTCGGGATAACATTCAGGGCATTACGAAGCCGGCCATCCGGAGGCTTGCCCGCAGGGGAGGCGTCAAGCGCATCAGTGGTCTCATCTACGAGGAGACCAGGGGCGTTCTGAAGATCTTCCTCGAAAACGTCATCCGCGATGCCGTCACCTACACCGAGCATGCCCGTCGGAAGACGGTGACCGCCATGGATGTCGTCTACGCCCTCAAGCGTCAGGGCAGGACCCTCTATGGCTTCGGCGGCTGA
- the LOC116254903 gene encoding ACT domain-containing protein ACR9-like, with amino-acid sequence MGVPSDDVVVIRPSPRAGEPTVITVNCPDKRGLGCDLCRIILEFGLSIDRGDVSTDGKWCYIVIWVVPRSGSSRAIHWSSLTERLVSACPSCSVPIYYIPEAKPKNSPVYLLKFICSDRKGLLNDVTYVLTELEHIIHRVKVSTTPDGGVVDLFFITDGRELLHTKQRREDTCERLIEVLGESCQSCDLQLAGPEYEAYQHGFSSLPPAVADELFSSNLSDDDIYSQELVPDLLRLKKSTLSADNSLSPAHTLLQVQCLDHKCLLYDILRTLKDCGIKIAYGRFSSKPKGYCEADLFVVQKDGKKIVDAEEQKALFSRLRMEILHPLRLMIADRGPDTELLVANPVELCGKGRPRVFYDVTLALKLLGICIFSAEIGRHSTPEHRWEVYRFLLDDTPGFPLSNGRARKQILDRVRKTLMGW; translated from the exons ATGGGCGTGCCGAGCGACGACGTGGTTGTCATCCGGCCAAGTCCGAGAGCAGGGGAGCCGACGGTTATTACCGTTAACTGCCCGGACAAGAGGGGCCTCGGTTGCGATCTCTGCCGGATAATCCTCGAGTTCGGTCTCAGCATCGACCGTGGAG ATGTCTCCACTGATGGCAAATGGTGCTACATTGTAATCTGGGTGGTGCCTCGATCCGGTTCCTCAAGAGCCATACATTGGTCAAGCTTGACTGAGAGGCTAGTATCAGCATGCCCTTCATGTTCTGTTCCAATCTACTATATTCCTGaggcaaaaccaaaaaattctCCAGTGTACTTGTTGAAGTTCATCTGTTCGGATAGGAAGGGACTTTTAAATG ATGTTACTTATGTTCTCACTGAGCTTGAGCATATAATTCACAGAGTCAAAGTGTCTACAACTCCTGATGGAGGAGTAGTGGacctcttcttcatcactgaTGGCAG GGAGCTTTTGCACACCAAGCAAAGACGTGAAGATACATGTGAAAGATTAATCGAGGTTTTGGGTGAATCTTGCCAAAGTTGCGACCTTCAGCTTGCTGGTCCAGAATACGAAGCTTATCAGCATGGATTCTCATCATTGCCTCCGGCTGTTGCAGATGAGCTATTTAGCAGCAATCTTTCAGATGATGATATTTATTCTCAAGAACTTGTTCCGGATCTCTTGAGACTCAAGAAATCTACATTATCTGCAGATAATTCTTTGAGTCCAGCTCATACCTTACTTCAAGTACAGTGTCTAGATCACAAATGCCTTCTTTATGATATATTGAGAACGTTGAAGGACTGTGGAATTAAG ATAGCATATGGACGGTTTTCATCGAAGCCAAAAGGATACTGTGAAGCAGATTTATTTGTTGTACAGAAAGATGGGAAGAAGATAGTGGATGCTGAGGAGCAGAAGGCGTTGTTTTCTCGACTACGAATGGAAATTCTACATCCATTACGCTTGATGATTGCCGATCGCGGGCCTGATACTGAGCTCTTAGTTGCCAATCCTGTTGAGTTATGTGGGAAGGGACGGCCTCGCGTTTTCTATGACGTCACACTTGCCTTAAAATTACTTGGCATATGTATTTTTTCG GCTGAGATTGGAAGGCATTCGACACCTGAACACCGGTGGGAAGTTTACAGGTTCCTTTTGGACGACACCCCTGGTTTTCCTCTCAGTAATGGCCGAGCAAGAAAACAGATACTGGATAGAGTAAGGAAGACGCTGATGGGTTGGTGA